GTCAGGATATCACCATCTCCTGACCCGCTGAGACCTGTGATGTCTGCGCTCACTTTTTTACTGGTCGATGATTTTGCGGTTGCGCGCATGCAATTACGCGCCTTGATTGACAACCTCCCGTCATGTCAGGTTATCGGAGAGGCAGGTGATGGGTATGAAGCCATCCAGATGGTTCACCGGCTGCACCCAAACGTCATTCTGCTAGACGTTTCCATGCCCGGTATCAATGGCATCCAGGTCACCAAACGCATCAAGCGCGAGAAACCCGATACCCACATCATCATTTACAGCGCCTACAACATCCCCCTCATCAAACAGCGTGCATTGAAAGCCGGTGCGGATGCTTACTTCGATAAGAGCGAACTCGAACA
This genomic interval from Gammaproteobacteria bacterium contains the following:
- a CDS encoding DNA-binding response regulator, with product MSALTFLLVDDFAVARMQLRALIDNLPSCQVIGEAGDGYEAIQMVHRLHPNVILLDVSMPGINGIQVTKRIKREKPDTHIIIYSAYNIPLIKQRALKAGADAYFDKSELEHTVIAALVSQWLGIN